The region AGCACCTGGCGGTGTTTGATTACGAGAAGGACGGGAATTACCGCCTGCTGGTGGACGATAACCTGGGCAACCTGTACATGTACAACATGCGCGGCGCGGCCGTGCAGGGCTGGCAGCCGCGCCGTATGGATTACCGCCTGTCGGCAGAGCCGCAGCACCTGCGCGTGGGTGGCCAGGACGTAATTCTGGTGGCGCTGGAGAATGGCTACATCTATGCCCTTAACCGCAACGGAGATACCTATCCCGGCTTCCCAATGAACCTGAAGGTGCCCCTTACCTCGGGTGTAACGGCTAAAGTAGGGGCAGACCTGCGCCGCACGGAGGTGTCGGCCGTAACGAAGTATGGCAACGTGGTTACTTTTAACCTGCAGGGGCGGGTGCTGCGGCAGGAGCAGTTGGTGCGCCCGAGCAAGCGCGCCATGTTCGAACTGGTGCCGGAGAGCAGCAACGGCCGTTCCCACGTCATTGTGCGGCAGGAGCAGGGCAAGGTCGCTGTGCTGGACCAAGATCTGAAGGAGCTGTTTGAGAAGGACTACGTTACCTCGGCGCCTAAAATCGTGCAGTACTTCCGCTTCGGCGGCGACAATAAAATATACGCCATCACCGAGACCGGCCCCCGCAAAACTTACCTATATGACTCCAACGGCAGGCTCATCGGCGGCCGCTCTCTGGAGAACAGCCACCCCGTTACCATCTTCTACAACGAAACCGCCAACGATTACACCTTATACTACAGCTCCGGCAACCAGCTCAAAAAGCTGCGGTTCAGTGTAGGGGAGTAGCGCGCAACAACTGGTGCGTATCACGTATCACGACAAACGGAGCTCGACTTCTAATAAAAGACGCCGGAACAAAAGATCTTTTGACAGAAGCAAGTTAGAACGTCTACTCTTGATCGTTATGTCCTTTGTCAAGCCATCTTTTGTCTAATTATCAGAAAAGTCGTGCTACTTGATACGTCGTGCTACTTGATACGTGCTACGTCCAAGAATTAAAAGCTCCTGAACCAGCCTTTCCTGTAGAAGAAGTATAACTGCAGCATGATAAGCGTAGCCATCAGCCCGAGCAGGATAGGGTAGGAGTAGGGTTGGTAAAGCTCGGGCATGCTGTGCGGGAAAACCTGTCCGGTTTCAGGGTCCTCGCGCGAGAAGTTCATGCCGTACAGGCCCACAATAAAACTGAGCGGGATAAAGATGCTGGAGATGATGGTGAGCACTTTCATGATCTCATTCATGCGGTTGCTTACCGTGGACATGTACAGCTCCACCAGGCTCGATGCCATTTCGCGGTGATTATCCACCAGGTCTATCAGCTGCACGGCGTGGTCGTAGGCATCCCGGAAGTATACTTTCAGGTTGTCAGGGATGGTGTTCTCGTCCATGCGCAGGAGCTCGTTCATCAGGTCGCGGGCAGGCCAGGTAATGCGACGCAGCTTCACCAACTCGCTCTTCAGGTCCAGAATCTGGCTAAGCGTAGACTTATTGGGCTCTCGCAGCACCTGTTGCTCCAGGTCCTCTATGTAGGCGCCAATGTCGGCCATCACCGGGAAGTAGTAATCCAGCACCACATCGAGTATGGCGTAGGCAATATAAATTGCCGGCCGCTGGCGGATAATGCCCTTGCCAGCCCGGATGCGCTCGCGCAGCGGGTTCAGGCAGTCGCCGTAGTCGCTTTGCAGGCTGAGTACGTAGTTAGGCCCTGTAAACAGCGAGAGCTGGATGTCATCTAGTCTTCTAAATTCCGGCGACCAGCGCAGCATCCTTGTGATGACAAACAGGCGGTTGCGGCCAAACTCCTCTACTTTTGGCCGCTGATAGTCGTTTATCACGTCCTCCATCTGCAGTGCGTGCAGCTCGAAGTCCTGCATTAGTACCTCCAGCATTTCCTGTTTGCCGTAGCCCCTTATGTCGATCCAGTGCCTTGCATCAGGATTTTCCTTTACGCTTTGCAGGAGTTCGCCGTACGTGCCAAACTCCTGCTCCTCGAACATATCCTCGCTAAACGACATCAGGAAAAAGCGCGGCGCAAAAGCCTCGACAGGTACTACCAGTGAGCCAGGCTTTATGCCGGCCTTGCGCTCCAGAATCTTGTTTCGGCGGTGTTGCCTGTTGCGTTTCGACATGGAGGAGTTTAAGAGTTAGAAAGTTGGGAAGTTAGAAAATTAGAAGGTTTCCTCTGCTATAATGGCGACTTTAACGCCTTCCATCTCCTGTAGTTTCGTGGTGATCTCCTCCTGCAGTTTGCGGCGTACCTCCAGTGTGAGGCGGCAGTCGAGCTCAAACTGCTGGTCGCGCACGGGCAGGTCGTACTCTTTCACCAGGCTCATCACATCGTTCATCTGCGGGTAGGCGTAATGTGCCTGCAGCAGTATCGTTTCGTGCTTCTCTACGAAGGTGGCGCTGGCCAGGGCATCGGCAGTGGATACTTTGTAGGCGTTTATCAGGCCGCTGACGCCCAGCTTGGTGCCGCCGAAGTAACGCACTACTACCACCAGCACATTGCTAAGCCCGGCGGAGCGGATCTGGCCAAGTATAGGGTCGCCTGCGGAGTGGTTAGGCTCGCCGTCGTCGTTGGCGCGATAGCGGCTTTGGTCTGCCCCCAGGATGTAGGCATAGCAATGGTGGCGGGCATCATAGTATTTCTTCCGAAGCTCCGTCAGCACCTCTTTCACCTCCTCTTCCGAGTACACCGGGTAGGCCAGCGCAATAAACTTGCTGCCTTTCTCTTTGTATAAGCCCTCGGCGGGTTCTGCTATGGTTTTGTAAGTATCCTCCATGGTTGCTTCTGCTGATAGCAGTTCTGCAAGATAACCAAAGGCAGCCAAGGGTAAAAATTATACCGATCCTCTCTTAAATGACGTACATTTGCAACTGTACAAAATCTTATTCTTTTGCCGGCATCACCATACCTCATACCCTTGCACCATGTGGGCAGCCCCGAAACGGGCTACATCACCAGCACGCAGTTTGCCGGGAATATTCCGTTTGATATAAAGCGGGTGTTCTGGACACAGGCAACGCCGCCGGGGGTGGAGCGGGGGCACCATGCCAACATGGCTACCGAGGAGGTACTGGTTGCCCTGAGCGGAAGTATAAGCGTGCTGACCGACACCGGTCGCGAAAAGCAGAAGTTCGAGCTCACGCACCCGCAGCAGGGGCTCTACATACCGGCCATGTGCTGGACCGAGCTGCGCTTCTCGGAAGGTGCCACTGCCCTCTGCCTCACCTCCACCGACTTTAGCGAGGCCGACTATATTCGCAACTACGGCCGCTTTCTGCAGCTGGCAGAGCATGCGGCGTTGTAGAAGTATACTTGTTAATTGTCTGAATCAGGATTTGCAGGATGAGAGGATGCACAGGATTAAAAAAATGCACAAGTTGGACAGGTGGTGACCAGTCCCTACAAAGCTGTAACTCCTAAACTCTCTAACTTATAAACTCTCCCATGCAGCCATTGCCATACTTCCAGTTCAGAGATTTTCCGGCGGGCCTGGAGGCGCAGGTACAGCAGGCATTACAGGAGGCTGTGACCGGAAGGCAGTACGTGCTGGGGCCGCAGGTACAGGCCTTTGAGCGGGAGTTTGCTACCTACTTGGGAGCTGGCGCAGCGGTAGGCGTGGGCAATGGCTACGACGCCTTGGTCATTGCCTTGAGAGCGTTAGGAGTGGGAGCCGGAGATGAGGTGGTACTGCCGGTGCATACCTTTATCGCCACGGTAAACGCAGTGCTGCAGGTGGGGGCAAAGCCGGTGCTGGCCGAGCCGGATAAGTATACCTATAACCTCACCGCTGAAACTGCCGCCCGCTACATCACCCCCAAAACGAAGGCCATATTGGCCGTGCACCTCTACGGGCAGGTCTGCCCGATGGAAGAGTTGCAGGGGTTGTCACAATCCCAAAATATAAAGCTGCTGGAGGATGCCGCACAGGCACATGGTGCAACGTATAAAAACCAGCTGGCAGGAAGTATAGGCGATGCCGCAGCGTTCAGCTTTTACCCTACCAAAAACCTGGGCGCCTTAGGCGATGCCGGTGCCGTGGTGACTTCTGATAATGCTGTGGAAGCCTTTGCCAGAAAGTATAGGAATTATGGTGAGAGCCAAAAGTATACTTCGGAGCAGGTAGGTATAAACTCGCGGCTGGATGAGCTGCAGGCGGCGGTGTTGCGGGTAAAGCTGCAGCACCTGGAGGCACTGAATACCGAGCGGAAGCGCCTGGCACACGTATACCTGCAGGAGTTGCAAAACACCGGTGACCTTATACTTCCGCAAACAGCACCCCACTGCGGGCATGTTTACCACATCTTCAACATCCGCACCAGGTATAGAAACGAGCTGCAGGCCTACCTGCAGGAGCAGGGCATAGGCACAGCCATTCATTACCCCATACCAATGCACCTGCAACCGGCTTATACTTTCTTGAGTCACAGAGCAGGTGATTTCCCGATAGCAGAGAAATTGGCTAGCACCAGCCTCAGTCTGCCGCTTTTTCCCGGCCTAACCGAGGCTGAGCAGCAGCGGGTGGTGGAGAAGGTAAAGGCGTTTTTCGGGCGGTAGTGATTATTGCTTGACTGCACCGAATCCAACCACCCCTGCCCCTCCTTAGCCAAGGAGGGGCAGGGGTGGTTGCTATAGTTGAAGTATAAATGCTATAGCCAATGTTCTCGCGTGGACAGGTAGCGGCCTGTCCCTACAAGTATAAACCCACCCCTAGCCCCTCCGAGGAGGGGAATTATCCGCAGGCGATTACATCCCCCTGCCCCCTTCAAAGGGGGACTTGGTTCAAGCTCCGTTAGCAGCAGCTATCGAAATGATACCCAGTCCTTGGGTTGAGCGCCTTCTATTGATGCGGTGCTGAGCTTGCTCAGCAGCCCGGAGCGGAGTGAGGAGCAGCTTCAATAGGCCGCGCGATGCCAAAGGACGAGCCCGCTCGGGCTGGAGAGCACCACAGTCGAAAATGAAACGAGTAGGGTGTAAAGCTGTGGATCAGCAGTAGCTAGCAAGGATAGCTTGGTTCATGTGGAAGGAAGCAGCAGCTAATAGAGGCAGCTAGTGAATTATAAAGTACAAACTGGCAAGTATAAGTATGGCTCTGCGAGCCACTCGGATTACACATCCGAGAGTATAACAAGGCACGGGTTGCAAACCCGCGCCAGCAAATGTATTCTGGAGGATGAACGGCAGCTAGCAAGTATAGCTTGTGCCAAACAGCAGGAAGCAGGGGCTAAGAAAAGGAACAAGCGGACGCTTGCGCCAGAAAAGTATAAAGTATAGCTAAAGTAAGATAGCTTTCCAAGCCAGTTGAGTTACAAATCCAACACCATAGTAGGACACAAGTATACATACTTGCGCCAGAAGTGTATGAAGTATAATCCCTATCTTCGCCCATGCCCCAACCGCTCGTCTCCATCATCTGCCTGTGCTATAACCATGAGCGCTTCCTGCGCGAAGCCTTGGATTCTGTTTTAGCGCAGACTTACCCGAACCTGGAGATCCTCATCGTAGACGACTGCAGCACCGACAACAGCGTCCGCATTATCCGCGAGTACGTGCGGGCGCACCCGCAGCTAAAGTTCATCAGCACGGGTCAGAACCAGGGCAACACCAAGGCCTTTAACATTGGCTGGCGCGCCAGTGCAGGCGAATTCATACTCGACTTTGCCACCGACGATGTGCTGCTGCCCGAGCGGGTGGCGCAGCAGGTAGCGCAGTTTCAGAGCCTGGGCCCGGAGTATGGGGTGGTATACAGTGA is a window of Pontibacter kalidii DNA encoding:
- the corA gene encoding magnesium/cobalt transporter CorA — its product is MSKRNRQHRRNKILERKAGIKPGSLVVPVEAFAPRFFLMSFSEDMFEEQEFGTYGELLQSVKENPDARHWIDIRGYGKQEMLEVLMQDFELHALQMEDVINDYQRPKVEEFGRNRLFVITRMLRWSPEFRRLDDIQLSLFTGPNYVLSLQSDYGDCLNPLRERIRAGKGIIRQRPAIYIAYAILDVVLDYYFPVMADIGAYIEDLEQQVLREPNKSTLSQILDLKSELVKLRRITWPARDLMNELLRMDENTIPDNLKVYFRDAYDHAVQLIDLVDNHREMASSLVELYMSTVSNRMNEIMKVLTIISSIFIPLSFIVGLYGMNFSREDPETGQVFPHSMPELYQPYSYPILLGLMATLIMLQLYFFYRKGWFRSF
- a CDS encoding IMPACT family protein, with the protein product MEDTYKTIAEPAEGLYKEKGSKFIALAYPVYSEEEVKEVLTELRKKYYDARHHCYAYILGADQSRYRANDDGEPNHSAGDPILGQIRSAGLSNVLVVVVRYFGGTKLGVSGLINAYKVSTADALASATFVEKHETILLQAHYAYPQMNDVMSLVKEYDLPVRDQQFELDCRLTLEVRRKLQEEITTKLQEMEGVKVAIIAEETF
- a CDS encoding sugar 3,4-ketoisomerase; amino-acid sequence: MPASPYLIPLHHVGSPETGYITSTQFAGNIPFDIKRVFWTQATPPGVERGHHANMATEEVLVALSGSISVLTDTGREKQKFELTHPQQGLYIPAMCWTELRFSEGATALCLTSTDFSEADYIRNYGRFLQLAEHAAL
- a CDS encoding DegT/DnrJ/EryC1/StrS family aminotransferase, with protein sequence MQPLPYFQFRDFPAGLEAQVQQALQEAVTGRQYVLGPQVQAFEREFATYLGAGAAVGVGNGYDALVIALRALGVGAGDEVVLPVHTFIATVNAVLQVGAKPVLAEPDKYTYNLTAETAARYITPKTKAILAVHLYGQVCPMEELQGLSQSQNIKLLEDAAQAHGATYKNQLAGSIGDAAAFSFYPTKNLGALGDAGAVVTSDNAVEAFARKYRNYGESQKYTSEQVGINSRLDELQAAVLRVKLQHLEALNTERKRLAHVYLQELQNTGDLILPQTAPHCGHVYHIFNIRTRYRNELQAYLQEQGIGTAIHYPIPMHLQPAYTFLSHRAGDFPIAEKLASTSLSLPLFPGLTEAEQQRVVEKVKAFFGR